The following coding sequences lie in one Myxococcus xanthus genomic window:
- a CDS encoding DUF2231 domain-containing protein, with the protein MKKEMLLYELHPALVHMPLALLPTAAVADLISVTTGEGAWARVARRIWVVGSIGGLLAGVSGLAASQEVRLETPRARDMTFLHGVGNASVLLGALGVTVWRLRREPTAATVALGLGACGLALGTAALGGKMVYELGVGQPASMSNANAPALLSRDAPLLLVRDALRGVQWLVTRAREVLAGGRPLAKGAAGTAPEDESLRLPSPVAVFHGPGRPMPQA; encoded by the coding sequence ATGAAGAAGGAAATGCTGTTGTACGAACTGCACCCGGCACTGGTGCACATGCCACTGGCCTTGCTTCCCACGGCGGCGGTGGCGGACCTCATCTCAGTGACGACAGGCGAAGGTGCCTGGGCCCGGGTGGCGCGCCGCATCTGGGTGGTGGGCTCCATTGGCGGCCTGCTCGCGGGCGTGTCGGGACTGGCGGCGAGCCAGGAGGTCCGGCTGGAGACGCCGCGTGCCCGGGACATGACGTTCCTGCATGGCGTGGGCAACGCCTCCGTGCTGCTCGGCGCCTTGGGGGTGACGGTGTGGCGGCTGCGGCGCGAGCCCACCGCGGCCACCGTGGCGCTGGGGCTGGGCGCCTGTGGGCTGGCGCTCGGCACGGCGGCGCTCGGCGGAAAGATGGTCTACGAACTGGGCGTGGGACAGCCCGCTTCAATGAGCAATGCGAACGCCCCCGCGTTGCTGTCGCGCGACGCGCCGCTGCTGCTGGTGCGTGACGCGCTTCGTGGAGTGCAGTGGCTGGTGACGCGTGCGCGTGAGGTGCTCGCCGGTGGGCGTCCGCTCGCGAAGGGCGCCGCGGGCACGGCGCCTGAGGACGAGTCGCTCAGGTTGCCCTCGCCCGTCGCCGTGTTCCACGGCCCGGGCCGTCCCATGCCTCAGGCGTAG